The genomic region TTTGAAAACTCCCCTCGCATCCGCGCCCTATCCTCTTTCCGTTCGCAGTAGCAGTCTGCAGGATGGAGGAATTCATGAGCGCAGCGTTACCCAGCCACGCCCGGGCCGTGGTCATCGGCGGAGGCCTCGTCGGTTGTTCAATCCTCTATCACCTGTGCAAGCTTGGCTGGAAGGACGTCATCCTGCTTGAGCGCGATGAACTGACCTCCGGTTCCACCTGGCATGCTGCCGCAAACCTTCACGGCCTGCACGACACCAACAACATCTCCAGGCTGCAATATTATACGATGAAGCTCTACAAGGAGCTGGAAGCGGAAACCGGTCAGTCCTGCGGTGTTTTTCAACCCGGTTCGCTTTATCTGGCCCAGACCAAGGACCGCGAACACCAGTTGCGCATACAGGCCGCCAAGGCGAAAACGTTTGGCGTTGATTTTTTCGAGCTGACCCGTGCCGAGGCGGAGGAAAAGCACCCGCTGGTAAATTTCGACGGCATTCGATGCATCATGTTCGAGGCCGATGGCGGCAATGTCGATCCTTCCGGCGTTACCATGGCCTATGCCCAGGGCGCCCGCCAGATGGGCGGCAGAATTGAACGCTTCTGCCCGGTTACCGCCACCACCCAGCAGGCCGACGGCTCCTGGCATGTGGAAACGCCCAAGGGCCGCATCCATGCAGACGCGGTGGTCAATGCGGCCGGCCTTTGGGCGCGTGAAGTGGGGCAGATGGCGGGCATCGACCTGCCACTCCAGCCCACCGAACACCAGTATCTCGTCACCGAAACGATCGCCGAGATCGCCGATATGGGCCGCCGCCTGCCCTCGGTTGCCGACCGCGATGGCGAATACTACATGCGCCAGGAAGGCCTCGGCCTGCTGGTCGGCGCCTATGAAAAGAACGGCAGATTCTGGGCCGAGGACGGCACGCCGATGGATTTCGGCCATGAACTGTTCCCCGACGACCTTGAGCGTATCTCCGAAAACTATCTGCGCGCCTGCACCCGGGTGCCGGTGCTGGAAAATGCCGGCGTCAAGCGTGTCATAAACGGGCCGATGATCTGGTCGCCCGATTCAGCCGCCCTGTACGGCCCGGTGCCGGAGTTAAGGAACTACTGGTGCTGCAACGGCATCATTCCGGGCTTCTCGCAGTCGGGCGGGCTTGGCTCCATGCTGGCGCAGTGGATGGTCGAGGGTGAACCTGAACTCGACATGTTCCCCTGGGATCTTGCCCGCTACGGCCTCGACTGGACGCTCAAGAGTTTCGTCAAGGCGAAGGTCATGGACGCCTACTCCCACCGCTTCAAGATTCACTTTCCTTATGAGGAGCGCGAAGCAGGCCGCCCGGTGCGCACGCGCCCTGCCTATGAAAGGCAAAAACAGCTCGGCGCCGTCATGGGCCTCAACTATGGCTGGGAACATCCGCTATGGTTTGCCGGTGAGGGCCGCGAAGCCGGCGAAACCTATGGCTTCGAACGCCAGGACTGGTTCAACGAGGTCAAGCGCGAATGCGCCGCATTGCGCGAAAACGCCGGCATTATCGACGTTTCCAACTTCGGCAAATACGAGATCAGGGGCAAAGGCGCGCGCAAATGGCTCGATGCCATCGTGGCCAACCGCGTGCCCACCGAGACGGGCCGTTCCTGCCTGACGCCCATGCTTGGCGTGCGCGGCGGCATTGCCGGTGATTTCACCATTACCATGCTGGGCGAAGACCACTATTACATGGTCGGCTCGGGCATTGCCGAGCGCTACCATCAGCGCTTCTTCAACATGGTGGAACGGCCCGAAAGCGTATCGTTTCAATCGCTGACGGCGGCCAAAACCGGTTTCAACGTCGCCGGTCCCAAATCCCGCGAACTGTTGCAGCGCCTGACCAATGAGGATTTGTCCAGTGACAACTGGAAATTCATGCACTCCAAACGCCTGCCCGTCGCCGGCATCGACGCCATCGGCCTGCGCGTTTCCTTCACCGGCGATCTTGGCTGGGAGCTTTACGTGGCCGAGGCCGATCAACTGGCGCTCTATGAAGCGCTGCTTGAGGCAGGCCGCGACCTGGGCGCCATTCCCGTGGGCGGCCGCTCGCTGCTCTCCCTGCGCGTTGAAAAGGGCTACGGCTCCTGGAGCCGCGAATACTCCCCGGAATACTGGCCACAGGAAGTCGGCCTCGACCGGCTGGTGAAGGAGGACAAGGGCGAGTTTCTTGGCCGCGAGGCGTGGCTGAAACTGAAGGACCAGGCGCCACGCGAGAAACTGGCGATCTTCGAAGTGGAAACCCCGCACAATGCAGACGCTGCGGGCGGCGAACCCATCTTCACCCCTGACGGCAAGCCGGCCGGGCGCGTTTCTTCCGGCGCCTATGGGCACTCGGTCGGCAAGTCATTGGCGCTCGGTTTCGTCAAATCCGAACTTGCCGAACCCGGCAGCGAGTTCGACATCGCCATTCTGGGCTTGCCTCACCGCGCGAAACTGCTCCCTGAACCCCCGTTCGACCCGAAAGGCGAACGGCTGCGGGGGTGAATCACGGTGAACCGCCGGGGCCTTGTCGACTGAAGATCAGTGTTCGCCCTCGCACAGTTCGTGATCGGCGAGTGCGCGGATGATGTGGCATTCGCCCACCGTGCCCCCGCCTTCGCAACTGGCGGCAATGCGCTGCAACTCGCCTGCCAGCTGTGTCAATTTTCTCAGGCGGCTTTCAACCGCTTCCAGATGCGCACCGGCAATGGCATGCGCCTCATTGCATTCCATGGCGGGATTTTCCGAAAGATGCACCAGATCGCGGATCGCCTCGATGGAAAGGCCCAGATCGCGAGCGTGCCGAATAAAGGAAAGCCGCTCAAGCTCGGCCTTTGAATAACGCCGCTGATTGCCCTCGGTCCGCTCAGGCGCCGCGATAAGCCCCACCTGCTCATAATAGCGGATGGTCGGCACCTTCACTCCGGCACGCAACGACAGTTCTCCAATCGACAGCATGTTCATTTTTCCTCTTGAACCTATAGCTACTAGAGAGATTAGGTTTTCGCGAATCCCTTGGCAACCGACATTTGGAGAAACCGGTGACAGACACGACAGACCGATACTTGCAGCAAACCGGGCTTCTGGATTTTCACCATCCGGCGATTGAAAGCCTCGTTGCCAAACGCGGATGGCCGGAGCTGGACGAATTCGGCCGCATCGGCGCTGCCTATGATTTCGTGCGCAACGAAATCCGCTTTGGCTACAACCCCCGTGACGACCTGCCGGCATCTGCCGTGCTCACCCAGGGCTACGGCCAGTGCAACACCAAGGCCACCTTGCTGATGGCGCTTTTAAGACGGCTCGGTGTTCCTTCAAGGCTGCACGGCTTTACCATTCACAAATCCCTGCAGCGCGGCATTGTGCCGGAACCGGTATACCGCTTGACACCCGATAACATTCTGCACAGCTGGGTGGAGTGCCGCTTCGGCGGGCGCTGGGCTGTGCTGGAAGGGTTCATTGTCGACGATGCGGTGTTGTCCGCACTACAGGCAGAGTTTGCCGGCAAAACGATCAAGCTTTGCGCCTATGGCGTGGGGACCGACAACCTGCCTGATCCATCGGTGACATGGCAGGGAAAAGACACCTTTATCCAGAAAACCGGCATTAACCGAGACCTCGGCCTGTTTGATGACCCGGACAGTTTTTATTCCGCACACAAACAGCAATTTACGCTGTTGTCAGGCTTGCTATACCGCTGGGTTGTGCGCCACTGGATGAACCTGCGGGTAAACAGGCTTCGGCGCGGCAAGGTGCCACCAATTCCAGGCACCGGGATTCCGGCAGGCCATGCAAACAAGGAGGCAGCATCATGAGCGCAGGATGCCATAACCATGACGATGCGGTCTTCGAAGGCATGTCGGCCGATTACCGCCGCCGGCTGATCGCCGTCATTATCATCAATGCCGCAATGTTCATCGTCGAAATGACCGCCGGTTACCTCGCCCGCTCCCAGGCGCTGCAGGCCGATGCGCTGGATTTCTTCGGTGATACGCTGACCTATGGCCTGTCGCTCGCCGTCATCGGCATGCCGCTTGCAACCCGTGCCAATGTGGCCCTGCTGAAAGGCGCAAGTCTGCTGGCCATGGGAATATGGGTGCTTGGCTCGACCGTATGGAAAGTCTTTTTCACCGGCGTGCCGCAAGCCGAGATCATGGGACTGATCGGCTTTCTGGCCCTCCTCGCCAATATTGCAAGCGTTCTGCTGCTGGTTGCCTACAAGGATGGCGATGCCAATGTGCGCTCGGTCTGGTTATGCTCGCGCAACGATGCCATCGGAAATGTCGCGGTTATGATCGCAGCCCTGGGCGTATGGGGCACGGCAACCGGCTGGCCCGACCTTATCGTTGCCGCCATCATGGCCAGCCTGTTTTTGTCCTCTGCCTGGCAGATCATCACCCAGGCACTGGCAGAACGGCGCAGCGCTGAATCTTGAGCAGGATAAGGCAGACGGCAGTTCGCTACGGCTTGACTACCGTCAACCCGAGCAACTGCCAGTTCTGCATCCCGCCCCGGTAGTAACTGATCTTCTCCGCCGGGAACCCGGCGGCAATCATAGCACGGATGGCAGTCGGCGACTGGCCGCACCAAAGCCCGTTACAAAACAGCGCCACGCGCTTTGCGCCGGTGCAGTCCCAGCCGTCGAAGTCGACCTCACAGCCGAGCCGGTCCAGCTGTTCTGCAATCACCGTATAGGGCAGGTGAATTGCGCCGGGGATCGTTCCCTTGCCATACCAGTCCGCGGTACGGCTATCGATGACAATCGCTTCGGGATCCTGCAACAGCGCAATCAATTCCAGTTCGCCGATGGTGGCAACGCCTTCGGCGGGCGTCATCGGCTGGATGCAGAACGGCGGACAGGCGCGCGACGTCTTGGCAAAGGCACCCGATATCTCGTTTTCAGTATCCTGGATACGTTTGATGGTTGTTTCACCCGTCGGCGTTTTAACCGTCACGGAAGGCATGTCTTTTGCAATCCCGACTTCCAGCTCTTCAGCGCCTGCTAGCGCTGCTGAAAGCACAAGCAGCAAAATTCCAAGAGCAATCCCTTCCAGGGTTTTCCGCATTGTTGAGCGCATTGGTGACATCCTCCAGTCGTCGTTGAGGTTTTCTGCTTCACACAACTGGCGGGACGGCACATCAAATGCAATGCGTCCAATCGACCGCACAAAAAAGGCCGGCGGATCGCCGCCGGCCTGATTGTATTGCTTTTTGCTTACGCCCTGTCGCCTACACGCCCTTGAGCAAGCAGCCTGCAGCAAGAATAACCCAGGCAACGGTCATGATCCAGAACGCTGAAAGCGGCAGGCCCGGAATAATCGCCAGGCCTCCAAGCAATCCGATGATGGCGATGATCACCGAAATGATGAACACGACTGTGGTAGGTGCACTGAGAGACATGGTCCCCTCCTTGGTTTCAAATTGGCGATTTGCCGGAAAATCGGCGAATCGCCCGTCACTCCCGCCGCAAAGGTTGTTAAACTTTGGTATGATGTCAACTTCACGACAACCCGCTTGAGGCCCCGAACCGCCAGGTTTGGCGTCAACCCGTCCACAGCTCGATGGCCCCTGCCCCGTCGCAAACGGCTGATAAACTTGCTAGAGAAATTTCGATCTTGGCGGAATCGGCAAAACCGGAATGCGTTATGCGGTTCAGCTACTTGGCGAGCGCTTTCGTTTTGACCCCCCAGGCAAACGTTCAACAAAAGAGACCCAGCCGCAGGATATCCATTCGATGTTTCAAAACACCTTTCCGGACAAGGCCACGATTGCCGAACTGACTGCGAAAATGCTGTGGGAAATCGGCGCCGTGCATTTTCGCTCCGATGAACCCTACACTTTCACCTCGGGGCTCAAGAGCCCGGTTTACATCGATTGCCGCAAGCTGATCTCCTACCCGCGCATCCGTTCCGCGGTATCCGATTTCGGCGTCGCCACCGTGCTGCGCGATGCGGGCTTTGAAAAATACGATTGCGTTGCCGGCGGCGAAACAGCCGGCATCCCCTACGCTGCCTTCATTGCCGAACGCATGGGGCTTCCCATGATCTACATTCGCAAGAAGCCAAAGGGTTTTGGCCGCAACGCCCGCATTGAAGGCGATCTCAAGGAAGGTCAGCGGGTTTTGTTCGTGGAGGACCTGACCACCGATGGTGGCTCGAAAATCTCCTTCGCCAACGCGATCCGGGATGCAGGCGCGGAAGTGACCGATACCTTCTCGGTCTTCTATTACGGCATCTTCAAGGACGCGCCGAGAACACTCGCCAGCCACGGCATGAAGCTGCACTATCTGACGACCTGGAAAGACGTGCTGGCAGTGGCGAAGAAGGAAAAGCTGTTCAACGCCAAAACGCTCAAGGCCGTTGAGGCCTTTCTCGACAAGCCGCTTTCATGGTCGAAAAGGAACGGCGGCGTCGACAAGCTGCCAAGCCGGGAAAACGGCTAGAAGTAGCGGACTTAATCGTTACCGTTCAGTCCCGGCGGGCCATCGGCGCCCGGCCTGGTATTGGGATAGCGCTCCATGCTCTCCTTGAAATCGGCCACCAGCCGCGAAATCGGTGTCCATACCCAGGCTTGTACCGTGGCGATGTCGTGCTCTTCCTTCGGGTCGATGGTGATGTTGAACAGATAGGGCGATTCAAGCTTGCCCTTGCCCCCATTGACCTCCGGCTCCCAGTAATAATGCATCTTCCAGTCGCGCCATTTAACAGCGCGCAGGTCCTCCTTGATGTAGAAAGGAAACCCTTCGCGCAGGGACTTTTCACTCTGGCCGGTGAAGAAGGGCAACTGATCAATCCCGTCAACCGGCCGGTCATCGGGCAATCCTGCCCCGCCAAGCTTTGCCAGCGTTGCAAAAAAATCCGTCACATGAACCATCTCGTTGCTGGTTTTTTCAGCAGCGATTCTTCCCGGCCATCGCAAAATGCAGGGAACACGCAAACTGCCCTCCATGGCGGTGTGGTAGGTTCCGCGCCAGGGCCCTGCCGTGCCGCGCCAGGGATTGCGGAATTCCGGCCCGTTGTCCGAACAGAAAACCACCAGGGTCGATTCCCGCAACCCAAGGCGGTCGATTTCCTCCAGCACCTCACCGACCCGATGGTCCATCTCCATCATGCAGTCCGCATTGCCGCCATAACCGCTGCGGCCCTCAAAATCAGGATGCGGCAGGGTGGGATAGTGCAGGTTGACGATCGGCATGAACAGGAAGAACGGCGATGTGCCGCTGCCGGCACGTTGCAGAAAATCCTTGCTGCGGCGGACCAGTTCCGCATCGATCATGCGCCGCGCCGTTTCGTCATAGGCGCCTGTCTCCCGCGCCGCCTCGCCGGCCTTTCCCTCCATGATCTGGGGTATTCCCGCAACGTCCTCATCATAGCCAATGCCGCTTTGGTAAAGCACTTCGTCTGTTGTGCGCGGAATGCCGTACCACTCATCGAAACCGCGGTCGTTTGGAAAACGCCCCGGCCGGTCGCCAAGATGCCATTTGCCGAACATCGCGGTGGCATACCCGGCATCCTTCAGCAGCTGCGGCAAAGTGATTTCCCACGGTGAGATGCCCTGCGGCAGACCGGGCGCGACCGATTGCAGCGCGCCGGTGCGGATCGGATGGCGGCCGGTCATCAGCGCCGAGCGGGTGGGAACGCAGTCGCTTTCCACATTGAAGTTGTGCAGCAGCAGGCCTTCCCTCGCAAAAGCATCGATCCGCGGCGTGGGCGCACCGCGCAGAGCACCGCCGCCATAACAGCCAAGCTCCCCCCAGCCGAGATTGTCCGCCATGATGAGCACGATGTTCGGTTGTGTTTCAGCCACCACGTTTCTCCGCCTGCCTGCTTACCTGTTTGCCTGCTTACCTGTTTGCCTGCCTACCTGTTTGTGTGCCTGCCCTGCAGCCTGACACAAAAAGGCCCGCGGCTGAAACCGCGGGCCTAATTAAAACTGCCGTGTACGGCCTTGGATTACTGGCTGCTCTGCTGAGCTGCTTCCAGTTCCTGAATGCGGGCTTCCAGATCGGATACCTTGCTCATCGATTCTTCAGCCTGCTGCTTTGCAGCCGCCAGTTCATCCTCAAGCGTCTTGATGGTGGTGGCAGACTCTTCCTTGGAAGCCGTCAGTTCGCCCATGGTTTCTTCTGCCTTCTGTTTCGCAGATTCCATGGACTGTTTGGCGGCATCAAGCGCACCCTGCAGCGTGGTAACGTCGTTCTGGGCATAAAAGTAGCCGCCCGCTGCACCGATGACGAGGGCAACGATTGCTGTGATAACGGTTTTCATGGTTTCACTCCTGTTGATTCTGTCCACCCTGCTGAGTTTGCCCCGCGCGCCGGATTATTGTTTCAATACACACCGGTGGCAGAAAAGGACTCAGCACCATGGTTTCATGTGCCGCATAAAGAAATTTTCTGCAGCGGCAAAGCTTTTATTTCGCCTCAATTGGCACAAATGGCGGTTTTCAGCAACGTTGCTTGAACTTTCCCACCGATGCCCGATTGCCGAATATCGCAACACAATTGCTTGACCGGACGGCTGGCCAATGAAACCCTGAGGCAACCAACCAGCGCTGCACGGAGGGTTTCATGGCGCAAATCGTATCCTTGACGGGCGAGGCTTCACAATCAGGCCCGCTGAAAACCCAGCTCGATGGCAAGGTGCTGACGATTACGCTCGCCAATCCGCCTGCCCATGCCCTGTCGCTTGAAATGATCGGACTTCTGCACGGGGCGCTGCTTGATGCCCGCGACAATCCCAAGGTCGCCGTCATCGTGATTGCGTCAAGCGGCAAGGTCTTCTGTGCCGGCCATGATCTTAAACAGATGCGCGGCTACCGGGAGGGTGCTGATGGCGGCGCAAGAGCGCTTGAGACGCTGTTTGCCGCCTGTTCGGAAATGATGAAGGCAATCCCCCGCCTGCCGAAA from Salaquimonas pukyongi harbors:
- a CDS encoding GcvT family protein, which encodes MSAALPSHARAVVIGGGLVGCSILYHLCKLGWKDVILLERDELTSGSTWHAAANLHGLHDTNNISRLQYYTMKLYKELEAETGQSCGVFQPGSLYLAQTKDREHQLRIQAAKAKTFGVDFFELTRAEAEEKHPLVNFDGIRCIMFEADGGNVDPSGVTMAYAQGARQMGGRIERFCPVTATTQQADGSWHVETPKGRIHADAVVNAAGLWAREVGQMAGIDLPLQPTEHQYLVTETIAEIADMGRRLPSVADRDGEYYMRQEGLGLLVGAYEKNGRFWAEDGTPMDFGHELFPDDLERISENYLRACTRVPVLENAGVKRVINGPMIWSPDSAALYGPVPELRNYWCCNGIIPGFSQSGGLGSMLAQWMVEGEPELDMFPWDLARYGLDWTLKSFVKAKVMDAYSHRFKIHFPYEEREAGRPVRTRPAYERQKQLGAVMGLNYGWEHPLWFAGEGREAGETYGFERQDWFNEVKRECAALRENAGIIDVSNFGKYEIRGKGARKWLDAIVANRVPTETGRSCLTPMLGVRGGIAGDFTITMLGEDHYYMVGSGIAERYHQRFFNMVERPESVSFQSLTAAKTGFNVAGPKSRELLQRLTNEDLSSDNWKFMHSKRLPVAGIDAIGLRVSFTGDLGWELYVAEADQLALYEALLEAGRDLGAIPVGGRSLLSLRVEKGYGSWSREYSPEYWPQEVGLDRLVKEDKGEFLGREAWLKLKDQAPREKLAIFEVETPHNADAAGGEPIFTPDGKPAGRVSSGAYGHSVGKSLALGFVKSELAEPGSEFDIAILGLPHRAKLLPEPPFDPKGERLRG
- a CDS encoding MerR family transcriptional regulator; this translates as MLSIGELSLRAGVKVPTIRYYEQVGLIAAPERTEGNQRRYSKAELERLSFIRHARDLGLSIEAIRDLVHLSENPAMECNEAHAIAGAHLEAVESRLRKLTQLAGELQRIAASCEGGGTVGECHIIRALADHELCEGEH
- a CDS encoding transglutaminase-like domain-containing protein, with amino-acid sequence MTDTTDRYLQQTGLLDFHHPAIESLVAKRGWPELDEFGRIGAAYDFVRNEIRFGYNPRDDLPASAVLTQGYGQCNTKATLLMALLRRLGVPSRLHGFTIHKSLQRGIVPEPVYRLTPDNILHSWVECRFGGRWAVLEGFIVDDAVLSALQAEFAGKTIKLCAYGVGTDNLPDPSVTWQGKDTFIQKTGINRDLGLFDDPDSFYSAHKQQFTLLSGLLYRWVVRHWMNLRVNRLRRGKVPPIPGTGIPAGHANKEAAS
- a CDS encoding cation transporter produces the protein MSAGCHNHDDAVFEGMSADYRRRLIAVIIINAAMFIVEMTAGYLARSQALQADALDFFGDTLTYGLSLAVIGMPLATRANVALLKGASLLAMGIWVLGSTVWKVFFTGVPQAEIMGLIGFLALLANIASVLLLVAYKDGDANVRSVWLCSRNDAIGNVAVMIAALGVWGTATGWPDLIVAAIMASLFLSSAWQIITQALAERRSAES
- a CDS encoding rhodanese-like domain-containing protein, which translates into the protein MRSTMRKTLEGIALGILLLVLSAALAGAEELEVGIAKDMPSVTVKTPTGETTIKRIQDTENEISGAFAKTSRACPPFCIQPMTPAEGVATIGELELIALLQDPEAIVIDSRTADWYGKGTIPGAIHLPYTVIAEQLDRLGCEVDFDGWDCTGAKRVALFCNGLWCGQSPTAIRAMIAAGFPAEKISYYRGGMQNWQLLGLTVVKP
- a CDS encoding orotate phosphoribosyltransferase, with the translated sequence MFQNTFPDKATIAELTAKMLWEIGAVHFRSDEPYTFTSGLKSPVYIDCRKLISYPRIRSAVSDFGVATVLRDAGFEKYDCVAGGETAGIPYAAFIAERMGLPMIYIRKKPKGFGRNARIEGDLKEGQRVLFVEDLTTDGGSKISFANAIRDAGAEVTDTFSVFYYGIFKDAPRTLASHGMKLHYLTTWKDVLAVAKKEKLFNAKTLKAVEAFLDKPLSWSKRNGGVDKLPSRENG
- a CDS encoding arylsulfatase, encoding MAETQPNIVLIMADNLGWGELGCYGGGALRGAPTPRIDAFAREGLLLHNFNVESDCVPTRSALMTGRHPIRTGALQSVAPGLPQGISPWEITLPQLLKDAGYATAMFGKWHLGDRPGRFPNDRGFDEWYGIPRTTDEVLYQSGIGYDEDVAGIPQIMEGKAGEAARETGAYDETARRMIDAELVRRSKDFLQRAGSGTSPFFLFMPIVNLHYPTLPHPDFEGRSGYGGNADCMMEMDHRVGEVLEEIDRLGLRESTLVVFCSDNGPEFRNPWRGTAGPWRGTYHTAMEGSLRVPCILRWPGRIAAEKTSNEMVHVTDFFATLAKLGGAGLPDDRPVDGIDQLPFFTGQSEKSLREGFPFYIKEDLRAVKWRDWKMHYYWEPEVNGGKGKLESPYLFNITIDPKEEHDIATVQAWVWTPISRLVADFKESMERYPNTRPGADGPPGLNGND